The genome window CCCGGCAGGGAGGGGGCATCATTCCACCTGTCACCTCACGCGTGTGGCCACACGAGGGCGCCAGCGGACGGGCAGCGCGTCTGTCCCAGCGAGAGGGCACAACCCCAGGAGGGGGCGCTCGAAGGGCGGGGAAGGGCTCGAGGGGCTGCGTGGTCCGTGGAAAATCCCTCGGGCCGCACGGCCCGAGACCACCCATGACCTCCGCGCGGGCAGCCTTTCGGGGGTCCcaggctcggggggggggggcttggcgcTCAGAGAATAGCAGGACCCCGGTAAAAGTGGGGTCGTGCTGGGACGCACAGAGCAGGGTTGGACCTGCCACCGAGGTCTGAAGAGTGTCCTCAGGCTGTGCAGTCACCTAGGGCCTCAGCTACCCATCCTTCCCAGCCTGCGTCCCTGACAGATGGAGGGCACTGTGCCACCTGAACCTCCTCTCCGTTCCACCCCTCTCTCCTGGTCAGGCAGCAGGGCAGTAGTGGCTACAGAGAACTGCAGTGTGTGTATATGGGAAGGGGGGGTCCCACAAGACTCCACGCCCCCCTCGCCTCACCCCCTCCTGCTGGGGTCAGGGTCACTCACCCAGGGACCGAAGGCCATGAGCAGGCTGCGCATCAGAGACCAGTGGGGTCATTCCCAGGGCCAACTGGGGACCAGCTCTTCTAGCGCCGCCCCGTTTACCTTGGGGCGCCAGTATTCCCCACCCTCCCGCCCCCCCGACCCACCCAGACCGACGGGACTCCTTTCTGCTAGGGCGTGAGCCACCCGGGCCAGCCAGAGAGGGTGCGGACGCCCCGCAGCCGGAGGGGCCGGCCGGGAGCCTGGAGGGGGCGCACCAGGGCCTTACCCTGCCGGGCTGCCATCGTTACAGGTGACCGACTTGTTGAGCAGGAGATGCAGGTGCAGATCTTCGCTGGGCTGCTGTGAGGCGCAGGGGTACAGGGCTTGCGCCAGGCTCTGAATCTGCTCCATGAAGCTCTCCATGTTGCCTTCCAAGGCCGTAAGGTCCAGAGGGAAGCTCTCCACCACTTGCCTGTCGTCCGCCACCCGCTCTGCCCACGACCGGTGCGGCTGCTGGCCTAGGCGCTGCCAGGTCATCTGAGCTTCGCAGTCCCCAGCCCAGTACAGCAAGCCCAGCAGCAGCAATGCACACACTTCAGGACCCATGGCCACAGCGCTTGCACCCGTGGCCACCTGCGGAGAGTGAGCAGCAGTGAGGTGGTGGCAGGCCCCTGGGAGCCCGAGGTCCAGGGCAgcggtggggggtgtgggggggaggcgcTTGCCCGCTGAGACCATGGAGCCTGCTGGGGGATGCGGGGGCGGTGGGACATCGAGGCTGTACCCCGATGCCTTTGGCCTGGGCTGCTGAGCAGGGCGCGGGGGCGGCCCGGATGGTGCGCTACCTCCCCCCCTCACAAGTGAGTCGCTGGGACCGAGCCTGGGCGGTGCTctcgggggaccaggggctcctggGTGCCCGCGctttagatgtgccaccaccgccCCTGCTGCCCGGGctggcagagggggagggggccgCGCTTGCTCTTTTCTTGGCCTAGGCATCGCCTTTTCTTCCCAAACCATAGGCCTGACAGAGGGGCCTGGATTATTCTCCATGGCAGCAGGAGGTGCTCCCAGCCTGGCTCCATGGGGGGCAGCACGGCACGAAGGCCCTCACCAATTCATTCACAGTGGCCAGCTTGGCGCCGCCAACCCTCTCTCCCAAGCTGCTTCCAGggtcatggggggagggggggcgggtggCTCCCCTTGTGTGTGGCCACCCCCGGGTGCGAGCACTAACCGGAGCCCCAGGCCCGGTCGCCCAGCACACTGGCTGCCCCTAGCCCAGACCTCACCTTGGTTGGTCTGGGATGCTCTCTCCGGAGTCTCCGCTCTGCGCTCTGGTCCACCCGGCTCGGGAGCGCTCCCTCTCTGGTGATGGCCAAGAGACTCTGGGACTTTTATTCAGTGAGGCCCCAGATCAAAGAGATGGCGGACACAGGAATCTGTGCCCaggggcctccaggaggagcTAACAGGTGTGGCGCAAGGCCCTGGTGCCCTGGGTGACATGCGGGAGGTACCGGGCGCCCCAGGCTCCTGAGGGAGCCTTCCAGGACCGCTacaggaggaggacctggggcgaCCAGTGGGCCTGCACCTCTGTGGGGTCTTGGACCCTCCCCACAGGGGGCCAGGAGGCGGTAGCTGACGTGACCCATGCTGAGCACACCCCTCACCCCCTAACCCCCGGGAATTCTCCCTGCCTCTGTGGTGGCTGCGACACGGCCTGGATTTACCTCTCTGCATCTCCTTACCTTCCCAGGCAGCCTCCCCAGGATGGAgcaagactttctggtagaaatCCAAGTGAGGAGAACAGGTGTTTGACTAATTCTCTACCTGGGAGTcagggaggcaaagaaagaaaaatgtttgctAACCCTCATCCCCAGAGCACAATCCAGACCTCTTCCTGCCAACCCTTCATGTGTGTCCATGGGCAGCGAGACACCCATTCCAAGTCAGAATGCATGCCTGGCCTTTGGGGACCAGTTCAGACCAAGGACAAGACTTCCAACTCCGTTTCCCTAATTCAGGCAGCCAGGGAGCAATGTCCCCCAGGAAGCCATCTGCCTGGGCTCCTAAGCCCAGTCCTACCGACCTATGTGCAGGGCTGCagcttccctgcctctctttgtCCCCTTTGTCCCACTATCCACAGACAGCCCACTGTCCTGCACACATATCAGGTGACAATGTGGGGCACCCAACTGGGGCCATGGAGCACTTTGGTGCCAAGCAAGGACTTCAGTTTGACCTGGGAGTCACACTTGATTTGGGTGGCTTAAGGAGAGTGGGGGAAGCTGCCCCTAGGCGTGAGGGGTGCAAGGGTAGATCTGGTCTGAGTGGCTCTTTGCCGATGTTGGGAGAGTCACTCAGAGGATTAATCAGTTCATGAGCTGGATTCTCTGCTTTACTTCTACAGCtagtgtttgttttcttcttttgtgtGACGGGAGAACTgcccagttctgatttatggtggtgctggagattgaacctgggaactttcatGTTTCAGGCATAAATgtgtttttgtataaccattatgctatcatcgCCCtaactttcttaatttttatttttgcaatccaggagatggctcagtggattaagcattagacactcaaacatgaggtcccaagttcaatttccagcatcacatgtgccagagagatgccatggatctttctcctctctctagcttccctaGTGACTTCCACCAGCCTGGAGCAGGGGACAGCCCCAGATGAAGCTAAacctattatttatttccctttttttttttttaaccaaagcactgctcagctccggtttatggtagtgcaggggattgaacctgggactttggagcctcaggcatgagagtctctttgcataaccattatgttatctacccctgtcatttattattattattatttaattaatttatttatttaccaaagcactgctcagctctggcttatggtggtgtgggggattgaacctgggactctgtagtctcaggcatgaaagtctatgattattatcttaaaattatttatttgttagtgaaagagagaactgagactgggtggtggcacacctcgttgaatgcacattacaatgctcaaggacccaggtatgagtCCCAGCCCcccccataagtaaataaatctaaaatggaaaataaaagtagGGCCAGTAAAATCACTAGCTTTGATAGTGAGCAGCTTTGCCATAAttgcaacctaggttcaagccaggcccccactacattgaaggaaacttcagtgctgtgggtctatttcattctctgcctctatcttaaataataattaatagggtgggtggggagaatacaggtccaagaaggatgacaaaggacatagtgggggttgcattgttatatgggaaactggggaatattatgcatgtacaaactattgtatttactgttgaatgtaaaacattaattccccaataaggaaatttaaaaataaaaataaaataactaaatgaaataataataattaataaataattagaaataaatatttatttatatacttaatgAGGGAGAAGTAAGGGAAAAGGCCAGATCACTGCTCTACCATAAACCACAACAAggtctcaagcatggaagtcctgCACTATGCATCCCACAGAGGCGCCTTCCTCACAGCCACTAGcatggagtaaacctaaccacagACTCTTTTTCGTTGTGTGTGTGGACCCATCACAGTCCAGCAAAGCCCAGGGCCAGGTTTCAGAACAAACCAGCCCTCgccccccacagccccccacTCCTGCAAAGGCGGGGGCTAGCTGACAACCTTTTGCGCTCTCATGCATAGGCTCCTATAATCCCACAGCTGCACTCTGATGGAGGGACGGTCACTGCCCTGCTTAAAAGGGGAGGAAGTGGAGGCCTGGGAAGAGGTCACAGACCTTTCCCAGGATCTCCCTGCCAGGAAGTGACTTGGAGCCAGGGCCACCATACTGTCCAGCTGTAAGCCAGCATGGCCTGCCTAGACTTGGACAAGGGACACCAGGAGGAGGAACAAAAGTGCTGgctagcttccccagagccttccaCCAGACTGGGGCAGGGGACAGCCCCAGATGGGACCTGTGTTTGAAGCTAAGcctgactattattattattattattattattattattaatttatctatatatttaccaaagcactgctcagctctagcttatggtggtgtgcgggactgaacctgggactttggagtctcaggcatgagtgtccattgttattatcttaaaattatttatttgttattgaaacacagaactgagactgggtggtggtgcacctggctgaatgcacatgttacaatgcacaaggacccaggtatgagccccggtccctagctgcagggggtaagctttgtgagtgataaggcagtgctgcaggtgtctctctgtctgttttcctctctatcatcccctaccttctcaatttctagctgtctctatccaataaataaataaagataatagcaaaaaagaaattatgtatttttaaaaatatctttaacttattttcccttttcttgcccttgtttttattgttgttgtagttattattgttgttgttgttgatgtcattgttggataggacagagagaaatagagagaggagggtaagacagagagggggagagaaagacacctgcagacctgctttactgcctgagaagtgactcccctgcaggtggggagccggaggcttgaaccagtattTTTACACCAGTCAaacagatgctcatgcctgaggctccaaagtcccaggtttaatcccctgcaccaccataagccagtgctgagcagtgctctggttaaaaaattaaaaaaaaaaaaaaagatcttaaaaaaaagaaagagaactagagcatcatatTGGCACATGGGAAACTAGAGGTTGAACTtcggacctcatatttgagagtccaagacATCTTCcttcatccactgtgtcacctcctgcacccccaaaatgtgttttcttttgtttgttagtAGAGGCAGAGGCCagtagagatagcatagtggttatgggaaagatttccatgcccgaggcaccagagacccagcttcaatccccctacaccaccataagccagagctgagcagtgctttcaaaaaaggaaaagacacacaatgatcttgggtccagactctcagagggtgaaagaataggaaagctatcaggggaggggatgggatacagaggtctggtggtgagaactgtgcgaagttgtacactcttaccttatggttttgtcaatgtttcctttttataaataaaataaatttttaaaggaaaagaaaaagaaaaaagtcagaaaaatgagagagagatgcagagagagagagagagaccacagcaccaaagcttcctttagcatAGTGGGAGCCATGTGTGAAATGTGTTGCCCACATGACaatgcagtgcactatccaagtgacctatttcacAGGCCCAAggcttacttattaatgaaatgtggggagagaaagaaccagagcatcactctggcagatgtgatatcagggatcaaactcaggatctcatacttgaaaACCTAGCACTTTgtccactatgccacttccctGGTCCCACACTAAGCATGACCATTGAATTGACTCAACAATCGGATAGGTGTGGGGGGGGCTGCAGTATGGATTTCCACATGCTTGGAGCGCATCGCTGGCTCTACTGCTGACTCCTCCAAGCCTCAGTTGTCCTCATAGGGAAAATGGGAGGAATTGGGGAGGATCTGGACCACTGCACACACTGGCAGCACCTGGCACCCCTCAAATGCTTGGCACCACAGTGCTCCATGGCCCCAGATGGGTGCCCCACTGTGTCACCTGCTATGTGTGCAGGACAGTGGGCTGTCTGTGGATAGTGGGACAAAGGggacaaagagaggaagggaagctgCAGCCCTGCACATAGGTCGGTAGGACTGGGCTTAGGAGCCCAGGCAGATGGCTTCCTGGGGGACATTGCTCCCTGGCTGCCTGAATTAGGGAAACGGAGTTGGAAGTCCTGTCCTTGGTCTGAACTGGTCCCCAAAGGCCAGGCATGCATTCTGACTTGGAATGGGTGTCTCGCTGCCCATGGACACACATGAAGGGTTGGCAGGAAGAGGTCTGGATTGTGCTCTGGGGATGAGGGTTagcaaacatttttctttctttgcctccctgACTCCCAGGTAGAGAATTAGTCAAACACCTGTTCTCCTCACTTGGatttctaccagaaagtcttgcTCCATCCTGGGGAGGCTGCCTGGGAAGGTAAGGAGATGCAGAGAGGTAAATCCAGGCCGTGTCGCAGCCACCACAGAGGCAGGGAGAATTCCCGGGGGTTAGGGGGTGAGGGGTGTGCTCAGCATGGGTCACGCCAGCTACCATCTCCTGGCTCCCTGTGGGGAGGGTCCAAGACCCCACAGAGGTGCAGGCCCACTGGtcgccccaggtcctcctcctgtAGTGGTCCTGGAAGGCTCCCTCAAGAGCCTGGGGCGCCCGGTACCTCCCGCATGTCACCCAGGGCACCAGGGCCTTGCGCCACACCTGTTAGCTCCTCCTGGAGGTCCCTGGGCACAGATTCCTGTGTCCGTCATCTCTTTGATCTGGGGCCTCACTGAATAAAAGTCCCAGAGTCTCTTGGCCATCACCAGAGAGGGAGCGCTCCCGAGCCGGATGGACCAGAGCACAGAGCAGAGACTCCGGAGAGAGCATCCCAGACCAACCAAGGTGAGATCTGGGCTAGGGGCAGCCAGTGTGCTGGGCGACCGGGCCTGGGGCTCCGGTTAGTGCTCGAACCCGGGGGTGGCCACACACAAGGGGAGCCacccgcccccccctccccccatgaccCTGCAAGCAGCTTGGGAGACAGGGTTGGCGGCGCCAAGCTGGCCACTGTGAATGAATTGGTGAGGGCCTTCGTGCCGTGCTGCCCCCCATGGAGCCAGGCTGGGAGCACCTCCTGCTGCCATGGAGAATAATCCAGGCCCCTCTGTCAGGCCTATGGTTTGGGAAGAAAAGGCGATGCCTAGGCCAAGAAAAGAGCAAGCGcggccccctccccctctgccagCCCGGGCAGCAGGggcggtggtggcacatctaaagCGCGGGCACccaggagcccctggtcccccgagAGCACCGCCCAGGCTCGGTCCCAGCGACTCACTTGTGACAGGGGGAGGTAGCGCACCATCCGGGCCACCCCCGCGCCCTGCTCAGCAGCCCAGGCCAAAGGCATCGGGGTACAGCCTCGATGTCCCACCGCCCCCGCATCCCCCAGCAGGCTCCATGGCCTCAGCGGGCAAGCgcatcccccccacaccccccaccgcTGCCCTGGACCTCGGGCTCCCAGGGGCCTGCCACCACCTCACTGCTGCTCACTCTCCGCAGGTGGCCACGGGTGCAAGCGCTGTGGCCATGGGTCCTGAAGTGTGTGCATTGCTGCTGCTGGGCTTGCTGTACTGGGCTGGGGACTGCGAAGCCCAGATGACCTGGCAGAGCCTAGGCCAGCAGCCGCACCTGTCGTGGGCAGAGCGGGTGGCGGACGACAGGCAAGCGGTGGAGAGCTTCCCTCTGGACCTTACGGCCTTGGAAGGCAACATGGAGAGCTTCATGGAGCAGATTCAGAGCCTGGCGCAAGCCCTGTACCCCTGCGCCTCACAGCAGCCCAGCGAAGATCTGCACCTGCATCTCCTGCTCAACAAGTCGGTCACCTGTAACGATGGCAGCCCGGCAGGGTAAGGCCCTGGTGCGCCCCCTCCAGGCTCCCGGCCGGCCCCTCCGGCTGCGGGGCGTCCGCACCCTCTCTGGCTGGCCCGGGTGGCTCACGCCCTAGCAGAAAGGAGTCCCGTCGGTCTGGGTGGGTCGGGGGGGCGGGAGGGTGGGGAATACTGGCGCCCCAAGGTAAACGGGGCGGCGCTAGAAGAGCTGGTCCCCAGTTGGCCCTGGGAATGACCCCACTGGTCACTGATGCGCAGCCTGCTCATGGCCTTCGGTCCCTGGGTGAGTGACCCTGACCCCAGCAGGAGGGGGTGAGGCGAGGGGGGCGTGGAGTCTTGTGGGACTCCCCCTTCCCATATACACACACTGCAGTTCTCTGTAGCCACTACTGCCCTGCTGCCTGACCAGGAGAGAGGGGTGGAACGGAGAGGAGGTTCAGGTGGCACAGTGCCCTCCATCTGTCAGGGACGCAGGCTGGGAAGGATGGGTAGCTGAGGCCCTAGGTGACTGCACAGCCTGAGGACACTCTTCAGACCTCGGTGGCAGGTCCAACCCTGCTCTGTGCGTCCCAGCACGACCCCACTTTTACCGGGGTCCTGCTATTCTCTGAgcgccaagcccccccccccggagcCTGGGACCCCCGAAAGGCTGCCCGCGCGGAGGTCATGGGTGGTCTCGGGCCGTGCGGCCCGAGGGATTTTCCACGGACCACGCAGCCCCTCGAGCCCTTCCCCGCCCTTCGAGCGCCCCCTCCTGGGGTTGTGCCCTCTCGCTGGGACAGACGCGCTGCCCGTCCGCTGGCGCCCTCGTGTGGCCACACGCGTGAGGTGACAGGTGGAATGATGCCCCCTCCCTGCCGGGGGCCCCCTACCCCTCCACACCCGAGTGAAGGCTCTGGGTGGGATGGGGGCAACCCTGAACCCCGCTGACGCCGCGCCGCCTCGCGCCCTTGCAGCTACTACCTGAAGGAGTCCAAAGGCAGTGGACGTTGGCTGATCTTTTTGGAAGGTTcgtcccacccccgcccccgcccccgcccctgcccaccacctccccaggccGAACCGCGGGAGGGCGGACTCTCCAGGCCGCCAGGCCTAAGCACAGGACTGTCTGTACAGGAGGCTGGTACTGCTTCAACCGCGACACCTGCGAGTTGAGACACAGCGCAACCCCGCACCTCATGAGCTCCAAGGACTGGCCGCGCACCCGCATAGGTGAACAGACGgggtgggcgggggagacagaccCACCTGGGCCAGGGGCACACCTCTTGGGACTCTCCATCCCCAATCCTGGAAGCTGCTCAGCGtccttctccccagcccagttcttGAACTTCCCAGAGGCCACCCATCCATGGCCCTGGCACTCTTATCCCAACCTCCCAGGGTTCACCTAGCTGTCACAGCTTGGGCATCTTGAGCATGGTGACTTCATGTGTCCATCCCTACGTGCTTTCGGCTGCCTCCATTGCTGGAGCCACACCGGGCTGTAGAGAAATCcctgcacacagagacacatgtgCTCTCGGGtggccaccccccacacacacacagacacacacgcacacacgcccaGCAAGCAGCCCCATCACCTGTGTCCCCCCACAGGCACCGGGATTCTGTCCTCCCTTCCAGAGGAGAACCCCCACTGGTGGAATGCCAACATGGTGTAAGCATGAGCAGGGGGGATATTCTTAAAGGCTCTTCCTTTTGGGGGTCACTTCTGGGAGAAGGTTCTTGGGGAGGGCTTCCTTCCTCCCAGGGAGGGGGGCAGCAGCTCACACTgtacctgtgtctctctgtccttctgctGCAGTTTCATCCCCTACTGCTCCAGTGATGTATGGAGTGGCGCTTCCCCCAAGACTAAAAAGAGTGAGCGCCTGGGCCAGGCAGGGCTCCTGGGAAGATAAAGACCTCCAGTCTCTACACCCCCTCCATCCCTTGACAGGCTGACCCTGAGGGAGGGGGAGGCCCCCTCACTCCTCCAAGCTCCCTGGGTGGGGTCTCAGTGTGGCCTGGTATGCATCAGCCACCTCCTTCTTGGCTGTCGctagtgccaccaccaccaccccccacctccagatGCCCTCAGTGAGAGCTGGCTCCAGGGCTCCCTGCTCCAGGGCTGGCTGTGGGCCTGCCCTGCCCAGTCCACCGGCAGCCgccttctttctccccacagaTGATTATGCCTTCATGGGTACCCTCATCATCCAGGAGGTGGTTCGGGAGCTCCTGGACAGGGGGTTGGCAGGGGGCAAGGTGCTGCTGCTGGCAGGAAGCAGGTGAGCTTGGCAGGGGGTGGGAGGACACAGATGCAGGCTAGGGGGTAGACACTGGGTAGAAGGGAAGGGGAGCGGGGGCCCCACAGGCCTCAGGGGTGTGGCACTGCCTAGCTGGGAAGAATGTGCAAGAAGAATGGGCATTCCTGGGCAGCTGGTGATTTCACTTCAGAGGATCCCCCCAGATAATGTGATAGAAGGAAGGCCTGATTTGTGACCCAGGAAGTTGGTTGTGGGTTGCATGGGGACCAGGGTTCCTTCTCCAAGGCCTGGGAACCCAACAAGTGGGGAGCTCAAGAGACCTGGGACACCCATTCATCTCAACTGTctatagggaaactgaggcagagagccagagagaggaagagaaggaggtatGGAGGGAAAGACCAGTTGGCCTGGGCCCCTGCTCTGCAGCCCCCTCTCTGCGTTGTACAGGACTGTGGATGTGGGGAGCATCCACATCCCAGTCACCCCGCCTCGCGTCCCCACCCCAGCCTCACACCCTGTCTCCCCACAGCGCGGGAGGCACTGGCGTGCTGCTCAATGTGGACCGGGTGGCCAAGCAGCTGGAGGAGCTGGGCTACCCGGCCATCCAGGTGCGGGGTTTGGTCGACTCGG of Erinaceus europaeus chromosome 14, mEriEur2.1, whole genome shotgun sequence contains these proteins:
- the LOC132532646 gene encoding palmitoleoyl-protein carboxylesterase NOTUM-like; translated protein: MGPEVCALLLLGLLYWAGDCEAQMTWQSLGQQPHLSWAERVADDRQAVESFPLDLTALEGNMESFMEQIQSLAQALYPCASQQPSEDLHLHLLLNKSVTCNDGSPAGYYLKESKGSGRWLIFLEGGWYCFNRDTCELRHSATPHLMSSKDWPRTRIGTGILSSLPEENPHWWNANMVFIPYCSSDVWSGASPKTKKNDYAFMGTLIIQEVVRELLDRGLAGGKVLLLAGSSAGGTGVLLNVDRVAKQLEELGYPAIQVRGLVDSGWFLDNKQYRHTDCVDTLTCAPTEVIRRGIKYWNGLVPEPCRRQFKEGEEWNCFFGYKVYPTVSSPLFVVQWLFDQAQLIVDNAYLTGQPVQEDQRLYVQNLAGELRHTLQNVSASFAPACFSHEVIIRSQWTEVQVNGTSLPEALHCWDRSLHESHNASKAPVKGCPIHLVDSCPWPHCNPTCPTIRNQFTGQEVNVAQFLRRMGFDVPSVAQ